In Quercus lobata isolate SW786 chromosome 12, ValleyOak3.0 Primary Assembly, whole genome shotgun sequence, a genomic segment contains:
- the LOC115970153 gene encoding flavonol sulfotransferase-like, which yields MSISEECKLCIDINVASLTKMRKGKWKRHPLDLDLVNHPKKKKGAGKIDLYQYEGFWYPFFHIPGVLLAQEHFKPQPNQVILSCFPKCGTTWLKALAFAITTLSSESEPTNPLLTRMSHDCVPFIEFNMHSSQPELSLDIPLASTHIPYTSLPKSIINSGCKIVYICRDPKDVFVSLWHFQNKLTSQEGLPTNKNIEDPLEIFCEGIISAGPIWDHVLGYWKASLESPERILFIKFENLKNETVHWVKKLAQFIGYPFSLEEEEKGMVQKIIDLCSFENMSNLEVNKNGKLTLGLKNNMYFRKGNVGDWKNHLTPAMATRIDQITKQKLTSYGLTWNVT from the exons ATGTCTATTAGTGAAGAGTGCAAACTATGCATTGACATCAACGTGGCTTCATTGACTAAAATGAGAAAGGGAAAATGGAAGAGACACCCATTAGACCTTG ATCTTGTCaaccatcccaaaaaaaaaaagggtgctGGGAAGATAGATTTATACCAGTATGAAGGTTTTTGGTACCCTTTCTTCCATATACCAGGAGTATTGTTGGCTCAAGAACATTTCAAGCCTCAACCTAACCAGGTGATTTTGAGCTGTTTTCCAAAATGTGGCACAACTTGGCTTAAGGCTTTGGCTTTTGCCATTACGACACTATCCAGTGAAAGCGAGCCTACAAACCCTTTACTTACAAGAATGTCACATGATTGTGTACCCTTTATTGAGTTTAATATGCACTCAAGCCAACCAGAATTGAGTTTAGATATTCCACTTGCATCTACACACATTCCCTACACTTCCCTACCAAAATCCATTATAAATTCTGGTTgtaaaattgtttatatatgcAGGGATCCAAAGGATGTATTTGTGTCTTTATGGCACTTTCAAAACAAGTTGACTTCTCAGGAGGGACTCccaaccaataaaaatattgagGACCCACTTGAGATTTTTTGTGAAGGAATAATTTCTGCTGGACCAATTTGGGATCATGTATTAGGATACTGGAAAGCAAGTTTGGAATCTCCAGAGAGAATATTGTTTAtaaagtttgaaaatttgaagaatgaaaCTGTACATTGGGTAAAGAAATTGGCTCAATTTATTGGTTATCCTTTCTCtttggaagaagaagagaaaggtaTGGTGCAAAAGATTATAGATTTATGTAGTTTTGAAAACATGTCCAATTTAGAGGTGAATAAAAATGGAAAGCTGACATTGGG TTTAAAAAACAATATGTATTTTAGAAAAGGTAACGTTGGAGATTGGAAAAACCATCTCACACCTGCAATGGCAACGCGAATTGATCAAATAACTAAGCAAAAACTAACTAGTTATGGCTTGACATGGAATGTCACCTAA